The segment GTTGCCGACCTTGATCTCCTCGACCGGCGGGGCGGAGAGCGAGACCCGGATCGTGTCGCCGATGCCCTCGGCGAGCAGGGCGCCGAACGCCACCGCGCTCTTGATCGTGCCCTGGAACGCCGGGCCGGCCTCGGTGACGCCCAGGTGCAGCGGGTAGTCGCACTGCTCGGCGAGCTGCCTATACGCCCGGATCATGACGACCGGGTCGTTGTGCTTCACCGAGATCTTGATGTCCCGGAACCCGTGCTCCTCGAAGAGCGAGCACTCCCAGAGTGCCGACTCGACCAGTGCCTCGGCGGTGGCCTTGCCGTACTTCTCCAGCAGCCGCTTGTCCAGCGAGCCGGCGTTGACGCCGATCCGGATCGGGATGCCGGCGTCGGAGGCCGCCTTGGCGATCTCCTTCACCTTGTCGTCGAACTGGCGGATGTTGCCCGGGTTCACCCGGACCGCGGCGCAGCCGGCGTCGATCGCGGCGAACACGTACTTCGGCTGGAAGTGGATGTCGGCGATCACCGGGAGCTGCGACTTCTTGGCGATCGCGGGCAGCGCCTCGACGTCGTCCTGCGAGGGGACGGCGACCCGGACGATCTGGCAGCCGGAGGCGGTGAGCTCGGCGATCTGCTGCAGGGTGGAGTTGACGTCGGCGGTGAGCGTGGTCGTCATCGACTGCACGCTGACCGGGGCGCCGCCGCCGACCAGCACGCCCCCGACGTTGATCTGGCGGCTGTGCCGGCGCGGAGCCAGCGGTGGCGGGGGGACGGCCGGCATTCCCAGACTGATCGGGGTCGTCATCTCACTCACTTGAAAAGAGTAATCGGGTTGATGATGTCGGCGGTCACCGTCAACAGGGTGAAAGCGCCACCGATCAGGATGACCGCATAGGTCACAGGCATCAGTTTGTAGTAGTCCACCCGGCCGGGATCCGGTCGGCGGAACAGCCGGTAGAGCCGGGACCGGATCGCTTCGAACCAGGCGATCGCGATGTGCCCGCCGTCCACCGGCAGCAGCGGCAGCAGGTTGAACAGGCCGATGAACACGTTCAGCGAGATGAAGACCTGCCAGAAGACCTCGGGCACGCCCTTCTCGATCGCCTCGCCACCGATCCGGCTGGCGCCGACGACGCTGATCGGGGTGTCCGGGTCGCGCTCCTCGCCGGTGATCGAGTTCCACAGGGCGGGGACCTTCTCCGGGATCCGGGCCATCGCCTTCAGCGAGTTCTCCACCAGGTACCAGTTGAACTCGCCGGACGCCGGGATCGCGCCGATGGCGCTGTAGGTGATCACGGCCGGCTGGTCGGTGGTCCAGCTCACCCCGGCGACGGCGACCTGGGAGACCGGGCCCTCCGGGTCGTCGAGCGGGGTCCGCTCGGCCCGGACCAGGTCGACCGTGGCGGTCGCGGTCTGGCCCTCCCGCACGTACTCGAACGGGGTGGGGCCGGCCGCCGAGGCGCGGATCGCGTCGGTCAGCTGCCCGTAGTTCTCCACCGGGGTGGCGCCGACCTTGGTGATCACGTCACCGGTCTGCAGGCCGGCCGCCTTGGCCGGCGCCTCGACGGCGCTGGCCACCCCGGGCACGCACTCGGTGCTGGTGTCGGAGAGCGAGGTCGGGATGCAGTCGCCGACCCGGATCATCGCCGGGGCGGAGCGCTGGGCCTCGGTCGTCTGCGGGATGTCGGTGTTCGGCAGGCCGATGGTCATCGCCATCGCCCAGGCGCCGACCAGCGCGAGCATGAAGTGGGTGATGGAACCCGCGGCCATCACCACGGTCCGCTTCCAGACCGGGAAGCGCCACATCGCGCGGTGCTCGTCCTCCGGCGCCACGTCGTCGTCCTGCGGCGTCATGCCGACGATCTTGCAGAAGCCGCCGAGCGGGATGGCCTTGAGACCGTACTCGGTCTCGCCGCGCTTGAAGGAGAAGATGGTCGGGCCGAAGCCGACGTAGTACTTCGTCACCTTCATGCCGAACCGCTTGCCGGTGATCATGTGACCCAGCTCGTGCAGGCTCACCGAGATCAGGATGGTCAGCGCGAACGCCGCGCAGCCAAGCCAGAACAGCATCAGGCTCCTTCAGCCAATGTCACGATCGTCTGCTGCGCCTGGGCACGGGCCCATGCCTCCGCAGCAAGCACGTCCTCGACGGTACCCGGCTCCGCGAAATCCGGGGCTGACCCCAGCACCCGCTCGAGGGTGTCGACGATGCCCAGAAACGGTAGCCGACCGGAGACGAACGCGGCCACACACTCTTCGTTGGCGGCGTTGAAGATGGCCGGCCGGCAGCGCCCGATGCGACCCGCCTCCTTGGCCAGCTCGACCGCCGGGAACGCCTCGTTGTCCAGCGGACGTAGCTCCCAGTTGTGCGCGAGCGTCCAGTCCACCGCGGCGGCGGCCTGCGGCACCCGGTCCGGCCAGGCCAGGGCCAGGGCGATCGGTAGCCGCATGTCCGGCGGGCTGGCCTGGGCCAGCGTGGAGCCGTCGGTGAACTCGACCAGCGAGTGCAGCACCGACTGCGGGTGCACCATCACCTCGATGTCGTCGTAGCTCACGCCGAACAGCTCGTGCGCCTCGATCACCTCGAGCGCCTTGTTCACCATCGTCGCCGAGTTGATCGTGACGACCGGGCCCATGTCCCACGTCGGATGCTTGAGCGCCTCCTCCGGTGTGACGTTCGCCAACTCGTCCCGGCGGCGGCCACGGAAGGCGCCACCGCTCGCGGTGAGAATCAGCCGGCGCACCTCGGCCGCCGAGCCGCCCCGCAGGCACTGGGCCAGCGCGGAGTGCTCGGAGTCGACCGGGACGATCTGTCCCTCCTTGGCGATCCGGCGAACCAGCGGACCGCCCGCGACCAGAGACTCCTTGTTCGCCAGGGCGAGGATCCGGCCGTTCTCCAGCGCGGCCAGGGTGGGCGCCAGGCCGAGGCTGCCGACCACGCCGTTCAGCACCACGTCACAGGGATGGGCGGCCAGTTCGGTCATCGCGTCCGGGCCGGCCACGATCTTCGGGATCTTGAAGTCGCCGGAGGCGTACCCGCGCTTCTGCGCCTCGGCGTAGAAGGCGAGCTGCAGGTCCTGCACGGCCGAGGACCGGGCGACGCCGACCACCTCGACGTTCAGCTCCAGGGCCTGGGTGGCGAGCAGTTCGACGTTGCCGCCGCCGGCGCCGAGGGCGACCACCCGGAACCGGTCCGGGTTGCGCCGGACGATGTCGATGGCCTGGGTGCCGATGGATCCGGTGGAGCCGAGCAGGACTAGGTCACGCATGCCGCCCATCTTCCCGGACGGCCGCCCACGGGTGAGCCGCGGGCACCGATGGGGTACGTCCCAGACGTGCGATCGAGAATCGCGGCCCTTTTCCGGCCGCTGCGTGGGCGGGACGTCGCGCTGCACGCGGCCGCCATCACCTTCTACGGCGGGATCGCGGTGGTGCCGGTGGCGCTGCTGGCGATCTGGCTCACCGGGCTGGTCGCGGGCGCGTCACGCGTACGCGAACTGACCGGCCGGACCATCTCCGCGCTGCCGGACGCCATCGGCGCACCGGCCGCGCTCAGCGCACTGATCGACGCCGGCCTGGAACTGACCCCGATGCTCGCGCTCGCCAGCCTGCTCCCGGCCACCCTGTACGGCGAGGGTCTGCGCCGCGCCTTCGTCTCCCTGCGCGAGCCGGGCGAGTCCCTGGTCGGCTGGCGCGGCCGGCTGCTCTGGCTGCCGCTGCTGGCCGCCGCGCCCGCGCTGATGCTGGCGCTCTTCCTGGCTCTGCCCACCACCAGCACGCTCTGGCTGCGCGGCGGCTGGTGGTCGGTGCTCGGCGTGATCCTCTCCTTCCTGGCCGCCTGGCTGGTGCTCACCCCGGTGGTGATCTGGGTGTTCCGGTACCTCGCGCCGGGCCACCCGCCGTGGCTGGAGACGATCCTGATCGGCTCGTTCACCGCCGCGAACCTCTCCGGCTTCCTGCACGGTTTCGTGCTCTTCTGCTCGCTGCCGCTCGATCTCGGCGTGCCGTTCGGCGGCTTCACGGAGATCGGCGGGATGGTCGCGGTCGGTCTCTGGCTGTACCTGTTCCACGTGGTGCTGCTGGCCGGATTCGCCGTCACGCACTCCGTCAAGGTGCATTTACCGGACGATTCGGCGAGGCCGGCCATCCGAACCGCGGGGTAGCCTCGCCAACCATGACCCCCATTCCCGATCGCGCCGACGTGGTGATCATCGGTGCCGGCCACAACGGTCTGGTCTCCGCGATCCTGCTCGCCCGCGCCGGGCTCGACGTCGTCGTACTCGAGGCCGCAGGCGTGCTGGGCGGTGCCACCCGTACCGAACACCCCTTCGGAAAGGTGCCCGGGCTCGGCCAGTCCACCGGCTCCTACCTGCTCGGGCTGATGCCACCCGAGCTGCTGCGGACGCTCGACGTCGACATCCCGGCACTGCGCCGGGATCCGCACTACTTCCTGCCGACACCGGGTCCGGCCGGCTCGCCGTACCTGCTGTTCGGCAGCGACCGCGCGGCCACCCGCGCGCAGCTGGAGAGCTTCTTCTCGGTCCGTGATGCGCAGGCCGACGAGGCGCTCGCCGTCGAGATCGGCGCGCTGCGCGCCGATCTCGCGCCGGCCTGGCTCGAGGAGCCGGGCTCGGTGGAGGAGATCGCCGACCGGCACATCCGGCCCCAGCTCCAGAGCACATTCCTTGATCTTGTACGCGGAAACGTGGCCGATTATCTGGGCCGGTTCGGGTTCAAGAGTGAGCTGCTCGTGAGCATGTACGCGGTGACCGACGGCCTGTCCGGGCTAAACGCCGGCCCCGACGACCCCGGAACCGGGCACAACTTCCTGGTGCACAACATGTGCCGGCTCCCGAAGGCGGACGGGACCTGGCTGATCGCCGAGGGCGGCATGGGCACGGTCTCCCGGGTCTTCGCCGGCACGGCCCGCGCGGCCGGCGCCAAGATCTTCACGGATGCCGCGGTCAGCGCCGTCACCGTGGACGGCGGGGCGGCCAGTGGCGTGGTGCTCACCGACGGGCGCTCGATCTCGGCCCGGGTGGTCCTCGGCAGCTGCGACCCGTACCGGCTGATGGACCTGGTCCCGGACGGTGCGCTGCCGTCCGAGCTCACGTCACGGATGGCTGCGGTCCGGCGCACGGGCACCACGTTGAAGGTGAACCTGGCGCTGCGTGATCTGCCGACGTTCTCCTGTCTGCCGGCCGGTGCCGCGTCGCCGTTCGGCTCGACCATCCACCTGTTGCCCGGCGCCTCCGACTCACCGATGGCCGCGCTGCGGGAGATGTGGGCGGACGTCCAGGCCGGCCGGCTGCCCGCCGAGCCGACCATCGAGTGGTATTTGCACACCACGGTCGACCCGTCGCTGCGGGACGAGGCCGGTCACCACTCGGCGGCGCTGTTCGTGCAGTCGGTGCCGTACGAGATCGCCGGCTCGTCCTGGGACGCCGAGCTGCCCGGTTACGTGGAGCGGCTGCTGGCGATCTGCGACCGGTACGCACCGGGCACGTCCGACCTGGTGGCGGACATGATGCCGCTCACCCCGCCGGGGATCGAGGAGCACTTCGGGATCACCGGCGGGCACATCCACCACGTCGACAACACGGTCGCCTTCGACCAGCGGATGCCGTACTTCACCGGGCTCGACGGGCTGTACGCGGGCTCGGCCGGCGCGCACCCGGCCGGCAGCGTGATCGGCGCCGCGGGTCACAACGTGGCTCGCCGCATCCTGAAGGACCTGGGCCGGTAACGGCCCCTGCTTGAGCCTGTCCGTGCTTAAGCCCTGTCCGTGCTTAAGCCCGGCGGCGGCGCAGCGGCCTGAAGTGGCACCCAGGTCGCTGCGACAGCCAGGGGACTTTTCGTAGCCCGTACCCTTATGCCTGATTCTCGGTCTTGCTTGCCCTGATCTTGTGGCCGACGCCGGTCAGGCAGCGTCCGCTGGGCAGGTCGAACTTCCAGCCGTGCAGCTGGCAGGTGAGCACGTTGCCGTCCAGGACGCCGAAGCGGGACAGGTCGGCCTTCAGGTGCGGGCAGCGACGCTGCACCGTCCAGTCGCCGAACTGGATGTCCTCGGCGTCGACCGCCTTCTCGTGCTCGTCGTACCAACCCTCGGCGTACTGCAGGCGCTCCTCGGAGAGGCACTTGAAGAACGCGTAGACGAATTCGTTGTACTGCCCGATCCGGGCCGCGGAGAAGCGGCAGGAGAGGAAGAGCGAGTTCACCCAGTCGCCCTCGTCGATGAAGATGAGGTGCTCGATCAGCTCGCGCTGGGTGCGGAAGCGGTAGCGGACCTTCTCGTCGGCGTAGGGCCGGACCTGCTTGCCGGGGAAGTCCACGACGATCGACT is part of the Actinoplanes sp. NBC_00393 genome and harbors:
- a CDS encoding phytoene desaturase family protein, which gives rise to MTPIPDRADVVIIGAGHNGLVSAILLARAGLDVVVLEAAGVLGGATRTEHPFGKVPGLGQSTGSYLLGLMPPELLRTLDVDIPALRRDPHYFLPTPGPAGSPYLLFGSDRAATRAQLESFFSVRDAQADEALAVEIGALRADLAPAWLEEPGSVEEIADRHIRPQLQSTFLDLVRGNVADYLGRFGFKSELLVSMYAVTDGLSGLNAGPDDPGTGHNFLVHNMCRLPKADGTWLIAEGGMGTVSRVFAGTARAAGAKIFTDAAVSAVTVDGGAASGVVLTDGRSISARVVLGSCDPYRLMDLVPDGALPSELTSRMAAVRRTGTTLKVNLALRDLPTFSCLPAGAASPFGSTIHLLPGASDSPMAALREMWADVQAGRLPAEPTIEWYLHTTVDPSLRDEAGHHSAALFVQSVPYEIAGSSWDAELPGYVERLLAICDRYAPGTSDLVADMMPLTPPGIEEHFGITGGHIHHVDNTVAFDQRMPYFTGLDGLYAGSAGAHPAGSVIGAAGHNVARRILKDLGR
- a CDS encoding M50 family metallopeptidase; protein product: MLFWLGCAAFALTILISVSLHELGHMITGKRFGMKVTKYYVGFGPTIFSFKRGETEYGLKAIPLGGFCKIVGMTPQDDDVAPEDEHRAMWRFPVWKRTVVMAAGSITHFMLALVGAWAMAMTIGLPNTDIPQTTEAQRSAPAMIRVGDCIPTSLSDTSTECVPGVASAVEAPAKAAGLQTGDVITKVGATPVENYGQLTDAIRASAAGPTPFEYVREGQTATATVDLVRAERTPLDDPEGPVSQVAVAGVSWTTDQPAVITYSAIGAIPASGEFNWYLVENSLKAMARIPEKVPALWNSITGEERDPDTPISVVGASRIGGEAIEKGVPEVFWQVFISLNVFIGLFNLLPLLPVDGGHIAIAWFEAIRSRLYRLFRRPDPGRVDYYKLMPVTYAVILIGGAFTLLTVTADIINPITLFK
- a CDS encoding YhjD/YihY/BrkB family envelope integrity protein, which translates into the protein MRSRIAALFRPLRGRDVALHAAAITFYGGIAVVPVALLAIWLTGLVAGASRVRELTGRTISALPDAIGAPAALSALIDAGLELTPMLALASLLPATLYGEGLRRAFVSLREPGESLVGWRGRLLWLPLLAAAPALMLALFLALPTTSTLWLRGGWWSVLGVILSFLAAWLVLTPVVIWVFRYLAPGHPPWLETILIGSFTAANLSGFLHGFVLFCSLPLDLGVPFGGFTEIGGMVAVGLWLYLFHVVLLAGFAVTHSVKVHLPDDSARPAIRTAG
- the dxr gene encoding 1-deoxy-D-xylulose-5-phosphate reductoisomerase, which codes for MRDLVLLGSTGSIGTQAIDIVRRNPDRFRVVALGAGGGNVELLATQALELNVEVVGVARSSAVQDLQLAFYAEAQKRGYASGDFKIPKIVAGPDAMTELAAHPCDVVLNGVVGSLGLAPTLAALENGRILALANKESLVAGGPLVRRIAKEGQIVPVDSEHSALAQCLRGGSAAEVRRLILTASGGAFRGRRRDELANVTPEEALKHPTWDMGPVVTINSATMVNKALEVIEAHELFGVSYDDIEVMVHPQSVLHSLVEFTDGSTLAQASPPDMRLPIALALAWPDRVPQAAAAVDWTLAHNWELRPLDNEAFPAVELAKEAGRIGRCRPAIFNAANEECVAAFVSGRLPFLGIVDTLERVLGSAPDFAEPGTVEDVLAAEAWARAQAQQTIVTLAEGA
- the ispG gene encoding flavodoxin-dependent (E)-4-hydroxy-3-methylbut-2-enyl-diphosphate synthase; its protein translation is MTTPISLGMPAVPPPPLAPRRHSRQINVGGVLVGGGAPVSVQSMTTTLTADVNSTLQQIAELTASGCQIVRVAVPSQDDVEALPAIAKKSQLPVIADIHFQPKYVFAAIDAGCAAVRVNPGNIRQFDDKVKEIAKAASDAGIPIRIGVNAGSLDKRLLEKYGKATAEALVESALWECSLFEEHGFRDIKISVKHNDPVVMIRAYRQLAEQCDYPLHLGVTEAGPAFQGTIKSAVAFGALLAEGIGDTIRVSLSAPPVEEIKVGNQILESLGLRERGLEIVSCPSCGRAQVDVYTLAEQVTAALEGFPVPLRVAVMGCVVNGPGEAREADLGVASGNGKGQIFVKGKVIKTVPESIIVETLVEEALRLADEMGADLPDELRELLPGPTVTVH